The nucleotide window AACAAACTGTACAAAGCATAGCTTGTAAGCATAGCTGCAGCATGTTTTAGGCCCTTTGTAACAGTCTTTTCATTGCCTCCTCCTTTGTCAATGGCTGTGACTGATAGAGAAATGTCTGGTATGCTGGTGGTAGCCGAAGTCCAGAGAAGCCCAGAAGAAACAGGGAGGAGTCTGCTGGTCCTGGACCGAGCTCTTTGGTCCAAGATTCCGAGACAGAAGACGTTTAAAAGAGTCTCTAAATTGTCCTGTAAACGGTTAGTGTAAcatgcagattttgctctagGGCAGATTTACTGGAAGACAAATACTTTCCTTCTGATCTCAGTTAGTTCAGTGATTATAGTTGTGTTAGTTTTCAGTCTGCATTTGACTGTCAGTAAAAAAGGCAGACGCTGGAGCTCACACCTCCTCCAATAAAATCAGTCCGTCTACCTCAGAGAAAAGTGGCAGATTAAAGGGTAGTCACACGGTTTCTGGCAGTGAAGACTGGGTACCCACGCCTGTCCTCACACCTGTCTGCagcacacaaacgcacacacagacacacacatctgaaaAGGTGCTTCCTGCTCCCCTTaaactctgcctctgcttgGGAATGTAAGTTCGGTTTCCGTCACCCGTCCTCCTAtgtgtcagtcagtgtgtgCCAGTGGCAGACCTGCTGTCCCTCTGCCTCCTTCATTTCTGTCCAGTGGCCCTGCTGCTCCTCGCTGGTGCTGTTGAGGCCCAGGGAGACCCAGCCCAGCCTCTCCCTGGGCCTCATGCTGCTCCGGCGGCAGAACACCGTCACTACCAGCGACACCTCGGACAGCTGGAAAAGTGCCACCTGGAACACAAACGTCTCCTTGTAGGTGGGGTTGGGCTGGCCCCTGCACACAGCTGTCTTGCACTTGGACATCTCCTTCCCTTTTGAGTCCAGCATAGTCAGTTTCACATAGGTGTCTGAAAGGAGGATTGGAAGAGTGGTCAGAGGGTGCCATCAGGTGGTGAGATTGTGGTACTGCAAGAAATACCAAGCTGTGTCTCTTATTGTactcttgttaaaaaaaacatttaaactttaGGAACAGAGTCATTGTGTTGTACAGAGACATAGTTGTTACTGTACAGCCATATAATGAGTGTTTCTAAAGGGTCAGATCACTCATATAAACAATTATATATATGTTCTCAATTACACTCATTGCGATTCAGCTGTGAAAatagttgttttattttcccatgcaatataaaatattcagtttgattttttttcagtgtcctATATACTCAGAATAATCCTGACAAAGTAGTCTGTATGGACAATTTTCAAGTAAAAAAGGATGCTCATGTCGttgttttttgggtttttttttatttatttaattttttaagtcgtgttttttgggcattttgcctttattgacaggacagctgaagataaacaggaaatgtggggagtagagagtggggaaagacatgcagcaaatggtcaaccagccgggagtcgaaccggtgacctctgagacggggactgtagcctccaaacatggggcgcttagacctctaggACACtactacagtggccctgaagtgcaaatcacaacccaaatcagaaaacactacaacattaACCAAATCGGAAGAAGTGGGTACCCTCGGgggatttgccgtagtgttttctgatttgccgttgtgatttgcacttcagggccaccgtacaccAGCACCCCAGTATGCTCATGTTGTAAGTACAAACATTATCACTAATAAGAATGTGTCAAAGATTAGAATTTTATTTGAGCACAAATTAAATTATCCAATCATTTAATTGCGTTACAATGGAGAGTCCCCAACTGAAAACTAAAAAGATCATGATGAGATATAGTTAAGCAATTTGGAAGCCATGGCTATTTGCTAGTTTGTTGACTTTGATTACAAGACTGATACCACTCTCATATGTTTCTGTTAAATATGAAGCTGCCATATGGAGACATCAAGCATAGCTTAACATAAAGAGCCCCTCAAAGAAAAACACCAACTGAATGCCCATTTAAagcttaaaaaatgttgttcctcatatttgtttatatgttttaatCCATGCAAAAACTTAAgcataggggcgctggtggcctagcggactGAGCGCCCCACgcatagaggctatagtccttgtcgcagaggtcacaggttcgactcccCGTCGGTCGACCATCCGCTGCatgcccccctccctctccactccccacacttcctgtctcagttcagctgtcctgtcaataaaggcaaaaaatagccccaacaaaataaagtaaataaataaaaataaaaaacttaagCATAAAAAAGTCAAGGTGGGCCATGGAGGTTATGCGTTGAATAATGCTGGAACAACTAGCTAAGCTAACCTAAGAGTCTCCAGAATCTTAACATCTTACTCTATGAAAAAAGGCAAGTAAGCAAAAActattaaaataatcttttaaagaTAAAATCGCAGTTTTAACAACAGTTTTTACCAAATCTAGAACCTATAATATAACTTTTAGTGTGGCCAGGTACCAGAAGGCTTAAATGAGAAAACGTTTAACCTGTTCTTTAATGTATTGTTATTTAAGGGTACTTTTACACCTGTAGCTCATTTGCTTTATTTctattcagatgataaaaattgTTACATTTTCACCATTACTATGCTATCCTCAAATCATGACACAGCCTCTTTTTCCCACTATGGATGTAACATCACTCTTCATTggtcaggtctgctgagtcagtgagctcttttaaatcccttcttaaagcatacttttatcgcagagccttccctgATTTtatcagacttttatttttattttattttattttaaccatcacaagaaaacaattttaaaataattgtagtcatttagagttattttaggggaatttttatgtcttttaaaatatgttttatttctttatcttgacttgtgagtttttaccaactgcctgttttattgtgCTGCCCacgtgaagcactttgtaactcggttttgaaaagtgctctacaaataaaattattattattattatgattatttttgtgGGAAGCTGGCCAGAAGATGCTAACTAACATCAGCCAGTTAACCTACCAACAAAATGAGCCGTGGGTTGACTTGGAGGTCAAATGCCTCATCAACATTTTGGCAGATGAGCATATttgtcaaatgttgaaactactCATAAAAATACGAGTTATGAGTTCACAAACTGTGAGTCAGAGCATGAACGAGGGGTGCTTTCACATCTGTGCAGCTCCAGGCAGCTCTCCTACTCATGCTGAATTGAATGGATGACAGTGAGTAACATTAGCCTATCGCTATTTTGGTGCTAACTATCACTTATAATCAGGAATGCCCAGAAGCTGTATCACTGCTTCTATTACTACTAGCCTTCTGCTGCTGGTGTGATGAGTCAAGCAGCTATTTGTTTCAGCTGCTGGGTAGATTGTGTTCCCACTGCAAACAAACTGCTCTAGGGTTTGACTGGAAGGGAGCAGAGACCACTTCTCTAGGCGATCTTGGCTTGCTTGTTTTGTTCTGCGTCGGAGTGTgattgctgtgttcacatatgTCCAAATGATCAAAGCCAAGGGGGAAAAGGCTTCATGTTTCAGAACAACTTTTCCAAATGctcccaggtgtgaaagcatccttaagctcctgtcaggagttTTGAACCGGTTGGAAACATACTGAATTAATATTGTGaattaaaaaaggcaaatgTGACAATTAACAAGAAGTGTGACGATttgtctgaaaccactggtAGATGTAAGACCAAGTGATTCACTGTCTGCTGCTGagacagggggcaccaaaatcaacacaaactaaaagttccttaGAGGAGCCTCAAGTGAGAAATATGTCTTGGGATTATATTAGGGATAGGGCGATTATCAGCGctgatattcagcattttgacaCATATCGGCatcaaccttttttaaaaatccgacGGCCAATAAGAGATCAATATAAAACTGagttattttggctcatttctccctgcagtttctcattacaggggacgagctgagcagcatccgttgtggaccctacaattactagtgattaaaaactcacacaaccccacttcaaaaaaactgaaaaacccccataaaacaaagataagggaaagattaacatttcagatatattgacattttggaaaactttatttactgaagAAAGctttagggagctatttatttgtttaagttttcatttaactttataagacatgctgctgagcctgggagctccctgaactttttgttagaattttaaaacaaagatgtctattgtctaagataaaaaaaaacaacctttaacatgttgcaaatctgaaaagctgtttaataaacatatgcttaaaggcatttaaacaaagttaagttttggagtttgtattattcaaaattttgacgctAATATTTTACCTTTtactccaaatatcggttatcggcctccttgactactaataatcggtatcggccctgaaaaaaacacatcagtctaTCTCTATATTATATGCTAGAATGACAAACTCTAATCTTACTGAGTCTAGTCTCATTTCTAGCCAAAATGTATCATTATGCTTAATATAAGCCGCACTGACCTAACAGGTCCAGAAACAAACTATATTTTAAGATATTACAGGCCATACGAACCAATAGACAATATGAAATCAGGGCTGTGAGccaaaaacatttagagctccccctctGGACTGTCTGCTGTATAGATCATAAAGCACCACCCACCCCATTATAatagatgggacatgggtcaaacaaaaaatgaaatacaagtcAAAACACTTTTTCTCAAACATCATTTCTGCCATTACAGTTAGTTTTATTAATACGATTAATGTGGAAGAGTTCATCTTCTGGAGATgtttacttttgtgtgttttttaaatgtcaaaaaaagGGGACACggcatcatgattgacagctatgTCGATAAATGAGGGCTCCTGTTGTGTTATTTACCTGATTAACACTGTAGAAGagaaacagtgagagaaaacgtGACAAGAACTTACACATGAGTAATTCaactttccataaccatgaGAGTCcacttcaaacccacacaagaatctgttctgctgtggacataCCGTATATCTGTGATAGGTCTGTATTGGCCCACACAACGACCTATTGATAAATATagatcttaatatctttactGTGATGCTTCACCTTTACAATTCACTACTGACTTACCTCTCATGATATAAAGCTGTCCCCCTACAAAGTGTTTCACACAACAGAACAGACCATCTTTGGCACACAGCGgaaaaagacagaggaaagaaagagaggaaacagtCAGGTTTAACAGATTGAAACACACCAGACGGCAAGCTTTCCCAGAAACTCTGATGAGCAGCTATTGCTCCAGCATTCAGACTTtaatggttagggttattaAAAAGCTGGTGCTAGTGCCaggaaacatttaaatgtaatggTGCACAGTACTGCTAGGAATCTTTCCCATCTGTTTTGCCAAAACAACTGCCTTGTGTATTAGCATGCTTTGGGGGAGAGACATTGCAAGGTGGACTTACACTGTCACTCAGCAACTGAGTCCAAACTGGCAGAGAGCCTGAACGATTAAACATGGAAGCTTTAGTACGTACTGACGGGTTTATCCGACGCTGTGGATTTGAAGTGGCTTCCCTGGATGACCTCAGCAGATAACTGTCCTGTGGCAGAGTTGTAAATGAGACCGAGGAGGATCTCTGGCAATGAGGAGTCCTCTGTCGAGCGGTAGGACACAGCTCCTGTGCTGCGAGACACACTCACCATAGAGCCACAACCCTGGcatgaagaaacaaacaagaagttTAAAGAGAGAATCAGAAGATGTATAAAATCTGAAGTTAATCTCATAAGAGCATTCAAAGGTAGTTTGGCCTAACAACTCAGAAAATCAGGTAATCAAATTACCCTAAGAAGTTAGCCAAAATAGCAGATTGGCCGCGGGGATGGAAGTCAGCCAGTTCACCACTTTGTTCAGACAAAGTGGTCTCAATTACTATCAAAAGAAATAGACTGCTGTCTAAGTGTGTATAGGTTTTCATGCTCCACAGAAGATGAACCACTCTGAATAAAGGGATCCTAACTTTTTCTTTAGCCATACCAGGAGAGTTCAGCAAAAAGTCACCACATCTATGTATAGGGATTACTGTGGAATTTGTGAGACATTCATGTGACAAAATACCAAATAGCCTTTGAAATAcagcttcagtttgttttcttttgtgtgacTTAGCTAATGTTAAGATGATAAAAATTCAAATCTGTAAACATTATCCTATCAGTATTGTCACTGCATGTATGTTAGCagactctgtgttgtgttggtTAGATAGGCATTAAAGCTAGATTTAAAGCAGTCTAAGATGAATAATGTATGTGCTACATTGCATTGTAACTCGCAATATACATTCAATCTATTCTGcatattgattgtttttttaacggTCATTCCACAGTTTGTTTGGTTCCTTATCTACTTATTAATGTATTTGATTTCTTTCCTGTTAAATCCTTCATTTGAATTGCTCTATAGATCAATGTCGCCAGCAACTATTCCCCATAACcgattattttttacttttctagcaaaaaataaaacatctgttgGAGTAGATTCTCTTAATTTCATTgtcttactttttttaaatgaatattaaGAGGATACAGTTTGTTTAGTGAACAAAcattaaatgaaattatttaAAGGTTCAATATAATGCTATTTTTAGCTCTTAACAACATGTGCTAAatccatagactgcataaaatatggacatagtatccgtgacgtcacctatctatttcttaagagctgttttgaggccttTCGGCGctagcggcagccatattgctgctgtggagccagtgtgacgtaaagaggcggagtttaagcctcctagccaatagctacagtgttcccgcagtcagctgtgcctctcactggaagactcgtaatctcattatcttcgaaattgccacgttaaaaaaaaattcacccccgtacagtgtgtgccgatcgagaaatgagctatccagactacactcgtcttttgtaccaggctgtaaacatgtttatttctgctgtaaaaattgtctttttcccattcatgtgtatatgacttccggtacttccggagccagcctcaagtggattctaaATCCCTTTGAAGCAAGTTTTATAATTATGAGGTTCTGTGTTGGTTGGCTCCCTGAGGGTTGTCTCCCTGAAGGTTGTCTCAGGGGGGAGGGTTCAGAGTGGTGCAGATagtggaaaaacactgaaacaaacatgGTGAGCATGCCAGAAGAATCCTACAACACATTACAGCATAGGAGGGCGTGGAAAAGATCGAAGAGTGGGAGTGGGAGTGGTTTTGTGTGCATATTTATGTGCAATAACTTCTGTCATTACATCCCAGAGGATCAAATCTATCTCGTACAAGCTACATTTCCCAGTATGTGGgctacagaaacaatgcagaggcTTTTTCGCTTTCACATTCTCAGAGTTGCTCGGCTGGAGGATGACTATAGTATTAATGTACAGGTGAGACAAAATGTGCTTTTCACTACATAGGACCTTGAATAGTTTTGGTTGAAGCCCTGGACTACTTTGCAGTTGGATGAAACaaatccagttttctttgtCTCATACAAAACTCTGTGCAGTGTAAAATAGAAATCACAAAATGCTCTCACTGTAAGTTCAGAGCCTGGCTCCAAGGTGACAGGAAGAGCGATTTTGCCCTGCAGGTTCAGCTTAGTCAGGTAGAACACTTTCTCCCCCAGGACCTTCTCCTTTTTCATCCTTCGGATGCTGTATAGGCGGAATCGAACAGCGTAGTCCCCGAGGGCCTCCTGTTCAACCCTAGAGAACTTGAATGTTTCAGTGAAAACAGGACACGGCCCCTTCTGCACGCCGGTCTTGGCCCGCTGCTTCTTTGTGGGCAGCAAGACCAGGTGGACTTGCCACGCGATGTTACCCGTCTGTTTGAGTTCAGGTATGTCTGTTGCCGCAGTGACGGTGACAGCCAACCACTGCTCGCTGGAGTCGTACTCGAAGGCGACATCCAGTGTGCCGTACTTCCCAAGGACCTCGGGCTCATAGGCTGTAGGGAGCTGAGGACCAGAGCCATCCTGAACCAAAGAAAGGGGgaatcagaggaggagagagggaagagatagagggagagaataaaagaggagaggaatacATCAACTTTAACCTATTCTTTAAAGCACTCATCAGTTAATCTACATATGTCCCTTCAGCCTTGGGTTCAATATGTGGTGATAGGTCATACAAAGGCAATAGGGGATTCTGCATCGCATTGGGATTAGTCCCCTCATAATTAAAGTTCAatgaacacaattaaaaatgtaaagcaagTGTGTCACTACAACCCTATTCTGGAAAAATCTAAATTGAGGGAAACTGGAGAATTTTCTACGTTttaaccaaagactgtataaaatatggacgtagtctctgtgatgtcacccatctgttcatgaaagctttttttaagccaatcgatggcggcagccatattggaaattcgaaacgcaaccaggcagagtgtgacgtaaaggggcggagtttgagcctcctagcaaacagctatgtgttcctgatcgggagtcaagtcagtcatgtcctaatttgggcaaaaacacgtaatcttaatatcttctgaaccttcgtgttagaaaaaacatcactccctgtacagtgtgtgccgatagagagattagctactgtagccaagccgttttttgaaccaggctgtaaacatgtttattaatgcagcaaatgtcgtcttttttgaattggtgtgtatgtggtttccggtgtttctacagccaacctcaagcggattctcgatgaattgcagtttataacacttccacatgggcttcatagtttgagaccgtaTGTTGTTTTAACTGGTTAaatattctctctttttttttacagtgtgtggACCTGTGTGAATCATATATGTGCAGGTTAATCTGTTTTCCTCTTTGACATGTTGTACCACTTAGTAACCCACTGGTCCCCTGATGATCAGATGACCTGCTGTAACTGTAACTGATACTGTAATGCTGGAAACATCTCCACGGTAAACAAGCTATTTCTTTACAGTAGTGGTCTCACATAAATGCCTAATGTATTGTTAATATAGATGAGTTTGTATACAGTGGTTAAGTGTCCCGACAGAGCAGTGTAAgcaaaatacagaaacacatttacGGTATACTTTGCAACTCCTGCGAGGCACTTTTGGCTCACATCGATTTTTTGCACCTCTTTTGTATCCTTTTTGTCTTTGCTGGTCATGACATGTATATATTTGAGTAGTGCTTTCTCACCAAAATCTCCTCCCactgtcttttaacagttacTCATACCCAGTTTCATAACCGGCTGAGATATCCTCACtggggatttaaaaaaaaaaaaaaggagttctCTGTTCTGCTTCAGGACACTGGAGGTGGAACATATTGTATCTCTGCTCTCACCTCTAGTCCCAGCACAGCAGTGCTGTCACTGGGTATGTCCTCCTCGCAGCCTTTGTTGAGGTAGCTCTCAGAATCCTGGTCCACACTTGCCTCACTGGAGCCGCGGGGGCTGTCGCAGGGCTGCGGGGACGAGCTCCTCCTGACCCCCCGCTCAGAGCGGGACCGAGAGGACACGCGTGAGGCCAGGCGGTCATCCTGATAGGGAGGAGGCTGGTGCTCACTGAGGGAGGAGTCCTTCTTTATTCTCTGAATGTTGGTTGCTGGAGTAATATGATATGAAAGACGTGTTACTGGAGACGTAGCGTGCTTTAGAGTCATAGTCATTACGTATGCAACATAGAGTCTACACATACCTGTAGTCAAGTTAACCTCTTAAACTGTGTAACAACCAAAGGTGAGTCTACAGTTTAAACCTAAGAACATGGGCTTCATGTACAGtgtctcacaaaagtgagtacacccctcacatttcttctaaagatgatgcacaagaaagcctgcaaacagtttgctaaagacagcagactaagaacatggattactggaaccatgtcttgtggtctgataaaaccaagataaacttatttggttcagatggtttCAAGCGTTTGtggtggcaaccaggtgaggagtacaaagacaggtgcatcttgcctacagtcaagcatggtggtgggagtgtcatggtctagggctgcatgagtgctgctgacactggggagctacagttcattga belongs to Notolabrus celidotus isolate fNotCel1 chromosome 13, fNotCel1.pri, whole genome shotgun sequence and includes:
- the syt14b gene encoding synaptotagmin-14b isoform X4, with protein sequence MAIDGGGRNCGVHELICARRVSPELLGVLSSIAAFMALMALFFLYLSNKLSVESPDNLTHIRSYKNNQPEGVVSDSEEDKDKGPEETTQQNSTASAWSNKRKQSAEQAGYSSEASSERATNIQRIKKDSSLSEHQPPPYQDDRLASRVSSRSRSERGVRRSSSPQPCDSPRGSSEASVDQDSESYLNKGCEEDIPSDSTAVLGLEDGSGPQLPTAYEPEVLGKYGTLDVAFEYDSSEQWLAVTVTAATDIPELKQTGNIAWQVHLVLLPTKKQRAKTGVQKGPCPVFTETFKFSRVEQEALGDYAVRFRLYSIRRMKKEKVLGEKVFYLTKLNLQGKIALPVTLEPGSELTGCGSMVSVSRSTGAVSYRSTEDSSLPEILLGLIYNSATGQLSAEVIQGSHFKSTASDKPVNGLFCCVKHFVGGQLYIMRDTYVKLTMLDSKGKEMSKCKTAVCRGQPNPTYKETFVFQVALFQLSEVSLVVTVFCRRSSMRPRERLGWVSLGLNSTSEEQQGHWTEMKEAEGQQVCHWHTLTDT
- the syt14b gene encoding synaptotagmin-14b isoform X2 — protein: MAFFKSFQQNLPSVNITSILDTVTSRVDDLATAVSDVTYAVSDQLTEQVTTIINKVQEEEDGENNSSSQEAGQASVAQEGKASSKSMWQMSRDTETGNSASKSNQASDSTEAENTASQLEWEWRDGCWRVKKTEAELAEEEQKKKEEREIQEKKEQRRKEKREKQLEKEAKLQKNKEECQDREQEEDTGQKRKERDDGDLSTAHQVGDECSDPPPSQESKLREEGEEEKEEEKEGSLEREGDDEEEGELSKPPTTGKKKKSDKKKGKGAKRSSKKSQDSSEGEIKEKGKKDKKKKKGKKEGVVSDSEEDKDKGPEETTQQNSTASAWSNKRKQSAEQAGYSSEASSERATNIQRIKKDSSLSEHQPPPYQDDRLASRVSSRSRSERGVRRSSSPQPCDSPRGSSEASVDQDSESYLNKGCEEDIPSDSTAVLGLEDGSGPQLPTAYEPEVLGKYGTLDVAFEYDSSEQWLAVTVTAATDIPELKQTGNIAWQVHLVLLPTKKQRAKTGVQKGPCPVFTETFKFSRVEQEALGDYAVRFRLYSIRRMKKEKVLGEKVFYLTKLNLQGKIALPVTLEPGSELTGCGSMVSVSRSTGAVSYRSTEDSSLPEILLGLIYNSATGQLSAEVIQGSHFKSTASDKPVNTYVKLTMLDSKGKEMSKCKTAVCRGQPNPTYKETFVFQVALFQLSEVSLVVTVFCRRSSMRPRERLGWVSLGLNSTSEEQQGHWTEMKEAEGQQVCHWHTLTDT
- the syt14b gene encoding synaptotagmin-14b isoform X5, translating into MALMALFFLYLSNKLSVESPDNLTHIRSYKNNQPEGVVSDSEEDKDKGPEETTQQNSTASAWSNKRKQSAEQAGYSSEASSERATNIQRIKKDSSLSEHQPPPYQDDRLASRVSSRSRSERGVRRSSSPQPCDSPRGSSEASVDQDSESYLNKGCEEDIPSDSTAVLGLEDGSGPQLPTAYEPEVLGKYGTLDVAFEYDSSEQWLAVTVTAATDIPELKQTGNIAWQVHLVLLPTKKQRAKTGVQKGPCPVFTETFKFSRVEQEALGDYAVRFRLYSIRRMKKEKVLGEKVFYLTKLNLQGKIALPVTLEPGSELTGCGSMVSVSRSTGAVSYRSTEDSSLPEILLGLIYNSATGQLSAEVIQGSHFKSTASDKPVNGLFCCVKHFVGGQLYIMRDTYVKLTMLDSKGKEMSKCKTAVCRGQPNPTYKETFVFQVALFQLSEVSLVVTVFCRRSSMRPRERLGWVSLGLNSTSEEQQGHWTEMKEAEGQQVCHWHTLTDT
- the syt14b gene encoding synaptotagmin-14b isoform X1; amino-acid sequence: MAFFKSFQQNLPSVNITSILDTVTSRVDDLATAVSDVTYAVSDQLTEQVTTIINKVQEEEDGENNSSSQEAGQASVAQEGKASSKSMWQMSRDTETGNSASKSNQASDSTEAENTASQLEWEWRDGCWRVKKTEAELAEEEQKKKEEREIQEKKEQRRKEKREKQLEKEAKLQKNKEECQDREQEEDTGQKRKERDDGDLSTAHQVGDECSDPPPSQESKLREEGEEEKEEEKEGSLEREGDDEEEGELSKPPTTGKKKKSDKKKGKGAKRSSKKSQDSSEGEIKEKGKKDKKKKKGKKEGVVSDSEEDKDKGPEETTQQNSTASAWSNKRKQSAEQAGYSSEASSERATNIQRIKKDSSLSEHQPPPYQDDRLASRVSSRSRSERGVRRSSSPQPCDSPRGSSEASVDQDSESYLNKGCEEDIPSDSTAVLGLEDGSGPQLPTAYEPEVLGKYGTLDVAFEYDSSEQWLAVTVTAATDIPELKQTGNIAWQVHLVLLPTKKQRAKTGVQKGPCPVFTETFKFSRVEQEALGDYAVRFRLYSIRRMKKEKVLGEKVFYLTKLNLQGKIALPVTLEPGSELTGCGSMVSVSRSTGAVSYRSTEDSSLPEILLGLIYNSATGQLSAEVIQGSHFKSTASDKPVNGLFCCVKHFVGGQLYIMRDTYVKLTMLDSKGKEMSKCKTAVCRGQPNPTYKETFVFQVALFQLSEVSLVVTVFCRRSSMRPRERLGWVSLGLNSTSEEQQGHWTEMKEAEGQQVCHWHTLTDT